A window of the Deltaproteobacteria bacterium genome harbors these coding sequences:
- a CDS encoding ATP phosphoribosyltransferase translates to MITVAVAKGRVFDESMELLAPLGVSAEQVRRDSRSLIHNFPKAGLSLLVVRSQDVPTYVESGAAELGIVGKDVLLEGGSRLFELHDLGIGRCRLSLARRRGDAPFSELHPDEPIRVATKYVNLTTDYLNRLGRRAEIVKLYGSVELAPLVGLADRIADLVSTGGTLRANGLVEDVVMLESTCRLVCNPAALKLKPREIRDLTGRIGELSAA, encoded by the coding sequence ATGATTACGGTTGCTGTCGCCAAGGGAAGGGTATTCGACGAGAGCATGGAACTGCTCGCGCCGCTGGGCGTGTCTGCTGAGCAGGTCCGCCGGGACAGCCGCTCGCTCATCCACAACTTTCCGAAGGCAGGCCTGAGCCTGCTGGTGGTCCGGTCGCAGGATGTGCCCACATATGTCGAATCGGGCGCTGCCGAACTGGGTATTGTGGGCAAGGACGTGCTGCTGGAGGGCGGTTCCCGGCTTTTCGAGCTGCACGACCTCGGCATCGGCAGGTGCCGGCTGTCGCTGGCGCGCCGCAGGGGCGACGCGCCGTTTTCAGAGCTGCACCCGGACGAGCCGATCCGGGTGGCGACGAAATACGTGAACCTGACGACGGACTATCTGAACCGGCTCGGGCGCCGGGCCGAGATTGTGAAGCTGTACGGTTCGGTGGAGCTGGCCCCGCTGGTGGGGCTCGCCGACCGGATTGCCGATCTCGTCTCGACGGGCGGGACGCTCAGGGCGAACGGACTCGTCGAGGATGTCGTGATGCTGGAGTCAACCTGCCGGCTGGTGTGCAATCCGGCAGCACTCAAGCTGAAACCGCGGGAAATCCGTGACCTCACGGGCCGCATTGGGGAGCTTTCTGCCGCATGA
- the murA gene encoding UDP-N-acetylglucosamine 1-carboxyvinyltransferase produces MDKFLIRGGARLKGTVRVSGAKNSALPLMACSLLSDGQSVLKGVPQLADIHTMGRLLENMGARVTRSGGAVTVDTSGVRNFEAPYDLVKTMRASVLVLGPLVARFGKAKVSLPGGCAIGARPIDQHLKVLEALGATLRVEHGYVYAEAGRLKGCRFTFDIQTVTGTENALMAAACAEGTTVLANCAQEPEVVELAEVLASMGAGIEGAGTERIVVTGTKSLKPFARTVMPDRIETGTLLIAAAITGGDVMLENAIAAHSSAVVAKLAATGVQVENGESTIRVRAPDGPRSLRAADVETQPYPGFATDMQAQYMALMTVASGTSVISENVFENRFMHVQELVRMGADIRIKGNVAIVQGVPRLTSAPVMATDLRASAGLVLAALVADGESVVDRIYHLDRGYEGLEKKLATLGAMIERFAGRWPGKAPGDA; encoded by the coding sequence GTGGATAAGTTCCTCATACGCGGCGGTGCGCGTCTCAAGGGGACGGTGCGGGTGTCTGGCGCGAAAAACAGCGCGCTCCCGCTCATGGCCTGCTCCCTGCTTTCAGACGGGCAAAGTGTCCTGAAGGGCGTGCCGCAGCTTGCCGATATCCACACGATGGGGCGGCTTCTGGAAAACATGGGCGCACGTGTTACCCGGTCCGGCGGCGCCGTGACGGTTGATACGTCCGGCGTCCGGAACTTCGAGGCTCCGTACGACCTCGTGAAAACCATGCGCGCATCGGTGCTGGTGCTGGGGCCACTGGTTGCCCGGTTCGGAAAGGCGAAGGTTTCGCTTCCTGGCGGATGTGCCATTGGCGCCCGCCCGATTGACCAGCACCTGAAAGTGCTGGAGGCACTGGGGGCCACACTCCGGGTCGAGCACGGATATGTCTACGCCGAGGCGGGACGGCTCAAGGGCTGCAGGTTCACGTTCGACATCCAGACCGTGACCGGGACGGAGAATGCCCTGATGGCCGCTGCCTGCGCCGAAGGGACGACCGTGCTGGCCAACTGTGCACAGGAGCCGGAGGTAGTCGAACTGGCCGAAGTGCTGGCCTCGATGGGTGCTGGCATCGAAGGCGCCGGAACCGAGCGGATCGTTGTGACGGGAACCAAATCGCTGAAGCCGTTTGCGCGCACGGTGATGCCCGACCGGATCGAAACCGGCACGCTGCTGATTGCGGCGGCCATCACAGGCGGAGACGTGATGCTGGAAAATGCCATTGCCGCCCACTCCTCGGCGGTGGTCGCCAAGCTGGCAGCCACCGGCGTCCAGGTCGAGAACGGCGAGAGCACCATCCGTGTCCGTGCGCCGGACGGTCCCCGGTCGCTGAGGGCAGCCGATGTCGAAACGCAGCCTTACCCCGGCTTTGCGACCGACATGCAGGCGCAGTACATGGCCCTGATGACAGTGGCCAGCGGGACATCGGTGATCTCGGAGAATGTTTTTGAAAACCGGTTCATGCATGTACAGGAACTGGTTCGCATGGGCGCGGATATCCGGATCAAGGGCAACGTCGCCATTGTGCAGGGGGTGCCGCGGCTCACCAGCGCTCCGGTCATGGCGACCGATCTGAGGGCATCGGCGGGACTGGTGCTGGCGGCGCTCGTGGCCGATGGAGAATCGGTGGTAGACCGGATTTACCATCTGGACCGGGGCTATGAAGGGCTTGAGAAGAAACTGGCCACGCTGGGAGCGATGATCGAGCGGTTCGCTGGCCGCTGGCCGGGGAAAGCACCAGGAGACGCATGA
- the prmC gene encoding peptide chain release factor N(5)-glutamine methyltransferase, translating to MNTGAARDAAMLPTARTLVAGAAARFATAGIVSARLDAELLLGSVVGWTRAQLAARRDEKMLPAVAACFEDLVSRRERREPVAYILGRREFFGREFRVTPDVLIPRPETETVVEALLSRLSRNADVLDIGTGSGAIAVTVAAERPDVRVTATDTSPAALEIAAANAAAAGVSARVRFLKADLFPVVAGFRFDAIVSNPPYIAEGVDLPPQVANYEPHLALFGGRDGLGIIRRIFLGARSLLVPGGLLVMEIGEDQGEQVRELAFPAGYGSVEILPDLSGADRMIRCLWPGGNPEQEAAGG from the coding sequence ATGAACACGGGCGCGGCAAGAGACGCTGCCATGCTCCCCACGGCACGGACACTGGTGGCCGGGGCTGCCGCCCGCTTTGCCACCGCCGGGATTGTCTCGGCGCGGCTCGATGCCGAACTGCTGTTAGGGTCGGTAGTGGGCTGGACCCGGGCGCAACTGGCTGCCCGGCGGGACGAGAAAATGCTGCCGGCCGTTGCGGCCTGTTTCGAAGACCTGGTTTCGCGCCGGGAACGGCGCGAGCCGGTCGCCTACATTCTGGGACGGCGGGAGTTTTTCGGACGGGAGTTCCGGGTAACACCGGACGTGCTGATTCCCCGCCCGGAAACTGAAACAGTCGTGGAGGCCCTGCTGAGCAGGCTTTCACGGAATGCGGATGTTCTTGATATCGGCACCGGGAGCGGCGCCATAGCCGTGACGGTGGCTGCCGAGCGGCCGGATGTGCGCGTCACGGCCACCGATACCTCTCCGGCCGCGCTGGAAATTGCGGCGGCCAATGCGGCGGCCGCCGGGGTGTCTGCCCGCGTACGCTTTCTGAAGGCTGACCTATTTCCGGTTGTCGCCGGTTTCCGGTTCGACGCCATCGTTTCCAACCCGCCTTACATCGCCGAGGGGGTGGACTTGCCTCCTCAGGTGGCAAACTACGAGCCTCATCTGGCGCTGTTCGGTGGGCGGGACGGCCTTGGTATTATCCGGCGGATTTTTCTCGGAGCCAGATCGCTTCTGGTGCCGGGGGGCCTGCTGGTCATGGAAATCGGGGAGGACCAGGGAGAGCAGGTGCGCGAACTGGCCTTCCCGGCTGGATATGGCAGCGTCGAGATCCTGCCTGACCTCTCCGGCGCGGACCGGATGATCCGCTGCCTGTGGCCCGGCGGAAACCCGGAGCAGGAGGCTGCCGGTGGATAA
- the prfA gene encoding peptide chain release factor 1: MTAKLEKVARRHGELERLLADPDVTSDNSRYVKLSREHAELAPVVESFRGYQKIEEELKGSRELAAGNDPEMRAMAQAEIPDLEARLASAEQELKVLLLPKDPNDGRNAILELRAGTGGDEAGLFVADLFRMYTRYAEDRRWKVEMLSASENSAGGYKEVIAQVSGKDVFSRLKFESGVHRVQRVPATETQGRIHTSTATVAVLPEAEDVDVVLKDDELRIDVFRAGGHGGQSVNTTDSAVRVTHLPTNTVVICQDEKSQIKNKAKALKILRSRLLARAQQEQDDRIASERRSLIGSAARSEKIRTYNFPQERCTDHRIGLTLYQLTAIMDGDLDPLIGPLTSNYQAELLARDLDEPAETAGGRP; the protein is encoded by the coding sequence ATAACGGCAAAACTGGAGAAGGTGGCCCGGCGGCACGGGGAGCTTGAGCGGCTTCTCGCCGATCCTGACGTCACATCCGACAACAGCCGGTATGTGAAGCTCTCCCGTGAGCATGCCGAGCTTGCTCCCGTCGTGGAATCGTTCCGGGGCTATCAGAAGATCGAGGAAGAACTGAAGGGAAGCCGCGAACTGGCCGCCGGGAATGACCCCGAAATGCGGGCGATGGCGCAGGCCGAGATCCCGGACCTGGAGGCCCGGCTGGCATCGGCGGAACAGGAACTGAAGGTGCTGCTCCTGCCGAAGGATCCGAATGACGGCCGGAACGCGATTCTGGAGCTTCGCGCCGGAACCGGAGGCGATGAGGCCGGGCTGTTTGTGGCCGACCTGTTCCGGATGTACACCCGGTATGCGGAGGACCGGCGGTGGAAGGTGGAAATGCTGTCTGCCTCCGAGAACTCCGCGGGCGGCTACAAGGAAGTGATCGCCCAGGTGAGCGGGAAAGACGTTTTTTCGCGTCTCAAGTTCGAATCGGGTGTGCACCGTGTGCAGCGGGTTCCGGCCACCGAGACGCAGGGGCGCATCCACACCTCCACGGCCACCGTGGCGGTGCTGCCCGAGGCTGAGGATGTGGATGTCGTGCTGAAGGATGACGAACTCAGGATCGATGTGTTCCGTGCCGGCGGCCACGGCGGCCAGAGCGTGAACACGACCGATTCGGCAGTGCGCGTGACGCACCTGCCGACGAACACGGTCGTCATTTGCCAGGACGAAAAAAGCCAGATCAAGAACAAGGCAAAAGCGCTGAAGATCCTGCGCTCGCGGCTGCTCGCACGCGCCCAGCAGGAGCAGGACGACCGGATTGCCTCCGAGCGCAGGAGCCTCATCGGATCGGCTGCACGGAGCGAGAAGATTCGGACCTACAACTTTCCGCAGGAACGCTGCACCGATCACCGGATCGGACTTACACTGTACCAGCTCACGGCCATCATGGATGGCGATCTCGATCCGCTGATCGGTCCGCTGACATCGAACTACCAGGCGGAACTGCTGGCCCGGGATCTGGACGAACCGGCTGAAACGGCGGGGGGGCGGCCATGA
- the rpmE gene encoding 50S ribosomal protein L31: MKAQIHPHYRPIKVTCASCQTVYETRSVRGDFTVDVCAACHPFYTGKQKVIDAEGRVERFRKKYAKKA; encoded by the coding sequence ATGAAAGCACAGATTCATCCCCATTACCGGCCCATCAAGGTCACCTGCGCCAGTTGCCAGACGGTCTACGAGACCCGTTCGGTCCGCGGTGACTTCACGGTAGACGTATGCGCCGCATGCCATCCGTTCTACACGGGCAAGCAGAAAGTGATTGACGCGGAGGGCCGCGTCGAGCGGTTCCGGAAGAAGTACGCCAAGAAAGCCTAG
- a CDS encoding CoA-binding protein, which produces MLISDEKLAEILAASRSIAVVGLSENPAATSHSVSAYMQRQGYRILPVNPAARQVLGEQAVPSLADLPGPADIVNVFRRPEHVAGVAHSTLALPWKPKLLFVQLGITSPEAMALMETSDIPYIEDRCIKIEHQRLGRR; this is translated from the coding sequence ATGCTGATTTCAGATGAAAAACTGGCCGAAATCCTGGCTGCGTCCCGGTCAATCGCTGTTGTGGGGCTGTCCGAAAATCCGGCGGCGACCAGCCACAGCGTGTCTGCCTACATGCAGCGGCAGGGGTATCGCATCCTGCCGGTCAATCCGGCGGCCCGCCAGGTGCTTGGCGAGCAGGCCGTGCCGTCGCTGGCTGACCTGCCCGGACCTGCCGATATTGTGAACGTGTTCCGCCGCCCGGAACATGTGGCCGGCGTCGCCCACAGCACCCTTGCGCTCCCCTGGAAGCCGAAACTCCTCTTCGTCCAGCTTGGAATCACAAGCCCTGAGGCGATGGCGCTCATGGAAACATCGGACATTCCGTACATCGAGGACCGGTGCATCAAGATCGAGCACCAGCGGCTAGGCCGCCGGTAG
- a CDS encoding NAD-dependent protein deacylase has protein sequence MTASFDDACAQVARWIVQSTSTVVFSGAGISTESGIPDFRSPGGVWSRYDPEDYTFQNFIRSHEKRSLYWQRSNEMFDEFHKARPNAGHEVVAAWEKAGLVQAVITQNIDGLHQRAGSRNVIEIHGTAMKAVCLECGRTWPMTQVMDWVRSSRANVRDYVPYCEEDMPGGGKCGGPIKSATISFGQSMPEKELMDSFELSRTASLFIVLGSSLVVQPAAQLPLEARRAGAKLVIITASETPLDGIAEARFFTPIGQTLSAIAEQVGAMRN, from the coding sequence ATGACTGCCTCATTCGACGATGCCTGCGCGCAGGTGGCCCGCTGGATCGTGCAGAGCACCAGCACGGTCGTATTCAGTGGCGCGGGCATCTCCACCGAGAGCGGAATCCCCGATTTCCGGTCTCCCGGAGGCGTGTGGAGCCGGTACGATCCGGAGGACTACACGTTCCAGAACTTCATCCGCAGTCACGAAAAGCGGAGCCTCTACTGGCAGCGGTCGAACGAGATGTTCGACGAGTTTCACAAGGCCCGTCCCAACGCGGGGCATGAGGTCGTGGCCGCATGGGAGAAGGCGGGCCTTGTTCAGGCGGTCATTACCCAGAACATCGACGGGCTGCACCAGCGGGCGGGGTCGAGGAACGTGATCGAGATTCACGGCACGGCCATGAAGGCCGTCTGCCTGGAGTGCGGCAGGACGTGGCCCATGACACAGGTGATGGACTGGGTGAGGTCCAGCCGCGCCAACGTCAGGGATTACGTTCCCTATTGCGAGGAAGATATGCCTGGCGGGGGGAAATGCGGCGGGCCTATCAAGAGCGCCACGATCAGCTTCGGCCAGTCGATGCCCGAAAAGGAGCTGATGGACAGTTTCGAGCTTTCCCGCACCGCCAGCCTGTTCATCGTGCTGGGAAGTTCACTCGTCGTGCAGCCGGCGGCGCAACTGCCGCTGGAAGCCCGGCGCGCCGGCGCGAAGCTGGTCATTATCACCGCCAGCGAGACGCCGCTGGACGGAATTGCCGAGGCGAGGTTCTTCACGCCGATCGGCCAGACACTTTCGGCGATTGCAGAGCAGGTGGGAGCGATGCGGAACTAG
- a CDS encoding iron-sulfur cluster assembly accessory protein encodes MVAAEENAVIPAVSATIAVTPAAIEKFRALLKTEKNLPPDTGLRVAVVDGGCAGQSYKLTFETKGRDEDESLEFDGLKIFIDPKSASFIRGTTLDFVEGLNSAGFQFLNPNVQKTCGCGSSFKV; translated from the coding sequence ATGGTGGCGGCAGAGGAAAATGCTGTTATTCCGGCAGTTTCAGCGACAATCGCGGTGACTCCGGCAGCCATCGAAAAATTCCGCGCCCTGCTCAAAACCGAGAAGAACCTGCCCCCGGATACCGGGCTCCGGGTGGCTGTCGTGGATGGTGGCTGCGCCGGACAGAGCTACAAGCTGACCTTTGAAACAAAGGGCCGGGACGAGGATGAATCCCTCGAATTCGATGGCCTGAAGATATTCATCGACCCCAAGAGCGCCTCTTTCATTCGCGGCACAACGCTCGATTTCGTCGAGGGCCTGAACTCCGCCGGCTTCCAGTTCCTTAACCCCAACGTCCAGAAAACCTGCGGCTGCGGTTCATCGTTCAAGGTCTGA
- a CDS encoding DUF2480 family protein yields the protein MSRHVVDISDFVEGMVKADTFPSALDRHEWAKYQDAEVYLKGCAPTWAFMMAEKRLATIARKVYFGDPSDSPVEIR from the coding sequence GTGTCCCGGCATGTCGTCGATATCTCGGATTTCGTGGAAGGCATGGTCAAGGCCGACACGTTCCCGTCTGCCCTGGACCGCCATGAATGGGCGAAATACCAGGACGCGGAAGTTTACCTCAAAGGCTGCGCCCCGACCTGGGCCTTCATGATGGCAGAAAAGCGGCTGGCCACCATCGCACGCAAGGTCTATTTCGGCGACCCTTCCGACTCCCCCGTTGAAATCCGCTGA
- a CDS encoding HU family DNA-binding protein, with amino-acid sequence MTKAELVSKVADKADGVSKKTVEDLIDATFDAIAATIKKEKRFAVPGFGTFTVRNRAARKGRNPQTGQVINIKASKTVGFKPAPGLKGKL; translated from the coding sequence ATGACGAAAGCAGAACTGGTAAGCAAAGTGGCCGACAAGGCCGACGGCGTGTCAAAGAAGACCGTTGAGGATCTGATTGATGCGACGTTCGATGCCATCGCCGCCACGATCAAGAAGGAAAAGCGGTTTGCCGTGCCGGGCTTCGGCACCTTCACCGTGCGTAACCGCGCCGCCCGCAAGGGACGCAACCCGCAAACCGGCCAAGTGATCAACATCAAGGCCTCGAAGACCGTGGGCTTCAAGCCGGCACCGGGTCTCAAGGGCAAGCTCTAA
- a CDS encoding DUF2236 domain-containing protein, whose translation MHVTREQLETFLDRVRSQTKDPKAGLFGPGSMMWMIGREMIGGLGGGRALLLQTAHPFVAHAVEQHSRVREDPHGRGERTFKNVLAMNFGDLEAALRAARRVHAVHERIHGKITERIGAYDLGTPYDANDDDALLWVHATLWDTSVQMYELIVRPLSSEEKEKYYQETKLFAYLFGVPDRIIPPNWNEFMDYNRKMWESDILTVGKPSAEIAHFVLQPPKPELQPVMDWFKIITAGLMPRRIRHEYRFPYGAAEKAVFEASIRALRAAYPRLHRRLRFSPAYIKARERMGMAYPTGPVDSWLGRFMDRQMGQPGLTVPAAARSAA comes from the coding sequence ATGCATGTAACGCGTGAACAGCTCGAAACCTTCCTCGACAGGGTTCGGAGCCAGACGAAAGACCCCAAAGCGGGGCTGTTCGGACCTGGCTCCATGATGTGGATGATTGGCCGGGAAATGATCGGCGGCCTGGGGGGCGGGCGGGCGCTCCTCCTTCAGACAGCCCACCCGTTCGTGGCCCACGCGGTCGAACAGCATTCCAGAGTCCGCGAGGATCCCCACGGGCGGGGCGAGCGGACCTTCAAGAACGTGCTGGCCATGAACTTCGGCGACCTGGAAGCCGCCCTGCGGGCCGCCCGGCGGGTTCATGCCGTCCACGAGCGCATTCACGGAAAGATCACCGAGCGCATCGGCGCATACGATCTGGGGACGCCCTATGACGCCAACGATGACGATGCGCTCCTCTGGGTCCATGCAACCCTGTGGGACACCAGCGTCCAGATGTATGAGCTGATCGTCCGGCCCCTCTCTTCCGAAGAGAAGGAAAAATACTACCAGGAGACCAAGCTGTTCGCGTATCTCTTTGGTGTCCCCGACCGCATCATTCCGCCCAACTGGAACGAGTTCATGGACTACAACCGGAAGATGTGGGAGTCGGACATCCTCACCGTCGGGAAACCTTCGGCCGAGATCGCCCATTTCGTCCTGCAGCCGCCCAAGCCGGAGCTCCAGCCGGTCATGGACTGGTTCAAGATCATCACCGCCGGACTCATGCCCAGGCGCATCCGGCACGAATACCGCTTTCCGTACGGGGCGGCCGAGAAGGCCGTTTTTGAAGCCAGTATCCGTGCCCTGCGCGCCGCTTATCCCCGCCTCCACCGGCGCCTGCGGTTTTCGCCCGCCTACATCAAGGCGCGCGAGCGGATGGGCATGGCTTATCCCACCGGACCCGTCGATTCGTGGCTCGGCCGGTTCATGGACCGGCAGATGGGGCAGCCCGGCCTCACGGTACCGGCCGCCGCCCGGTCAGCGGCCTGA
- a CDS encoding glycosyltransferase family 39 protein: MRSRAIFLWLPVAAAVIVPRLWVSQADWRKELGLWRDNVYVRVAEQYLAEGPFTGGWLMQPVERRLSEPGYYTNHPPLYPLAIAASMTVFGENYWAARMPELAASMALVILLWLIARRADDDLPGVSLFSVFLLALLPGMVLASRAGDLVAAPVVAGQAAIIWAYLRYRSAIVPLGGMTFGALSLLGLLTGWLCFAATLVCVIHLLIDRDRPPGAGRLAAGVLSLNAAGILLLLAFYISAGGGPLFGLVRFAGQFLFHSVSGFWDGGALWDRVAAVAGDWRRMMMLPVLVIGLWELLFQPEDPRPAGIRTACRLLAAVAGIQTGLYFFGSLPLHDYLNLPLVTALGFASAVRLARLRQPVLAGGLAVLFCGAAIWGISGQLAADRQFYQPRLDYYRQAAGELREFSRRFPADRTVAVGTNLWVPRGFDRQIAPNLRWFRIDRPEVLGLFRLDGFLAGSPPQGIDLTPVTYRRVLPVDVYPAEVWPSDGTPSFRWMEAKHLTGVPVAKPLEGEEAVSGEGTEEAESAGDPSGYPADEFVDADRVAEPPVREFTDQPPPEGVSVFLDDEGKMGFIFRPEPSLLDTEIAILEKVYSGDELLREGGDHLELYRESGALTLAYRPRSPAEREISALLGRESWILGAYAPAPIRVRFVTAEGRENFLDCPLPQPGERRCRSSVRRGSGR, encoded by the coding sequence ATGCGGAGTAGGGCCATTTTCCTCTGGCTGCCGGTCGCTGCCGCCGTGATCGTGCCGCGCTTGTGGGTGTCGCAGGCCGACTGGCGGAAAGAACTGGGGCTCTGGCGTGACAATGTCTATGTCCGCGTCGCGGAGCAGTATCTCGCGGAGGGGCCCTTTACCGGCGGCTGGCTGATGCAGCCGGTGGAACGCCGGCTTTCGGAGCCGGGCTACTACACGAATCACCCGCCGCTCTACCCGCTGGCGATCGCGGCCTCGATGACCGTTTTCGGAGAGAACTACTGGGCGGCCCGGATGCCGGAACTGGCCGCTTCGATGGCGCTGGTCATCCTGCTCTGGCTGATCGCCCGCCGGGCTGACGACGACCTGCCCGGAGTGAGCCTGTTTTCCGTCTTCCTGCTGGCCCTGCTGCCTGGCATGGTGCTCGCCAGCCGTGCGGGCGATCTCGTTGCCGCGCCGGTCGTGGCCGGGCAGGCGGCGATCATCTGGGCCTACCTCCGCTACCGGAGCGCGATCGTGCCCCTGGGCGGCATGACCTTTGGCGCCCTGTCGCTGCTCGGACTCCTGACCGGCTGGCTGTGTTTTGCCGCGACACTGGTCTGCGTGATCCATCTCCTCATTGATCGTGACCGCCCGCCGGGGGCCGGGCGCCTTGCGGCCGGCGTTCTGTCGCTGAACGCCGCCGGGATCCTGCTTCTCCTTGCCTTCTATATTTCCGCCGGAGGCGGCCCCCTGTTCGGTCTGGTCAGGTTCGCCGGGCAGTTCCTGTTCCATTCGGTGTCGGGGTTCTGGGACGGCGGCGCGCTCTGGGACCGTGTGGCGGCGGTGGCGGGCGACTGGCGGCGGATGATGATGCTGCCGGTGCTGGTGATCGGCCTGTGGGAGCTTCTTTTCCAGCCTGAGGATCCGCGCCCTGCTGGTATCCGCACTGCCTGCCGCCTGCTGGCAGCGGTGGCTGGGATACAGACGGGCCTCTATTTTTTCGGCTCGCTGCCGCTGCACGACTATCTCAACCTGCCGCTGGTGACTGCGCTTGGTTTTGCCTCGGCGGTGCGTCTGGCCCGGCTCCGGCAGCCAGTGCTGGCGGGCGGCCTCGCCGTGCTGTTCTGCGGCGCCGCCATCTGGGGTATCAGCGGCCAGCTCGCAGCCGACCGCCAGTTCTACCAGCCCCGGCTCGACTACTACCGTCAGGCCGCCGGCGAACTGAGGGAGTTCTCCCGCCGGTTTCCGGCGGACCGGACCGTTGCTGTCGGCACGAACCTCTGGGTGCCACGGGGCTTTGACCGGCAGATCGCGCCGAATCTCCGGTGGTTCCGGATCGACCGCCCGGAAGTGCTGGGCCTGTTCCGGCTGGATGGCTTTCTGGCCGGGTCGCCGCCGCAGGGAATTGACCTGACGCCTGTTACTTACCGGCGGGTGCTGCCGGTGGATGTGTACCCCGCCGAGGTCTGGCCATCGGATGGAACGCCGAGCTTCCGCTGGATGGAGGCGAAGCACCTGACAGGCGTGCCGGTTGCGAAGCCATTGGAGGGGGAGGAGGCTGTATCTGGAGAAGGAACGGAAGAGGCAGAATCCGCGGGTGATCCATCTGGCTACCCGGCAGATGAGTTCGTGGATGCGGACCGGGTGGCAGAACCGCCAGTGAGGGAGTTTACGGACCAGCCCCCGCCTGAAGGGGTTAGCGTGTTTCTGGATGACGAGGGGAAAATGGGTTTTATCTTCCGGCCGGAGCCCTCGCTCCTCGATACCGAGATCGCCATTCTGGAAAAGGTTTATTCTGGTGATGAACTGCTGCGCGAGGGCGGTGACCATCTGGAACTGTACCGGGAGTCGGGTGCGCTCACACTGGCCTACCGGCCCCGGAGCCCTGCCGAACGGGAGATATCCGCGCTGCTCGGCCGCGAATCCTGGATACTGGGGGCCTATGCCCCGGCTCCCATCCGGGTGCGGTTCGTGACGGCAGAGGGCAGGGAAAACTTTCTCGACTGTCCGCTGCCGCAACCGGGCGAACGCCGCTGCCGGAGTTCGGTGCGCCGGGGGTCAGGCCGCTGA
- a CDS encoding MFS transporter, whose translation MPQRKQLFIIFTTVFVDLIGFGIVIPLIGLYGKHYGASGAVLGALAAAYSLFQFIFAPVWGRLSDRFGRRPILLVTLAGQAVSYLLFGLAGNLELLFISRCLAGLFAGNIGTAMAYIADITTREDRARGMAVVGASFGIGFTLGPPLGGIAAAKLGLSAPGLIAAGLCAMNFLAAVVRLPESLPKELRRKSAGQSLSPVDFGTLTAVWKHDELRLLVFTFAVASFCFSNMEQPMPLLIQRQLGIPVEEAGYRAGMVLMAVGLMSALTQGVFVRRYGQRFGERRLMLIGLSGYVLPVALWPLVSSYPFYFLTGMMIGTANGLANPNMMGLISRNTAAHEQGAVLGLTQGLGSFGRVLGPMFGLVAFETNYRIPFFTAAALWTVLALLNRRPGPPPETVRQ comes from the coding sequence ATGCCCCAGCGGAAACAGCTATTCATCATTTTTACCACGGTGTTCGTGGACCTGATCGGCTTCGGGATCGTGATCCCGCTGATCGGCCTGTACGGAAAGCACTATGGTGCCAGCGGGGCCGTTCTCGGGGCGCTCGCCGCCGCCTACTCCCTGTTCCAGTTCATATTCGCGCCAGTCTGGGGGCGCCTGTCGGACCGTTTCGGGCGGAGGCCGATCCTGCTGGTCACGCTGGCCGGTCAGGCCGTGTCGTATCTCCTGTTTGGACTGGCCGGGAACCTCGAACTGCTGTTCATCAGCCGCTGCCTCGCCGGACTGTTCGCCGGCAACATCGGCACGGCGATGGCCTACATCGCCGACATCACGACCAGGGAAGACCGTGCCCGCGGCATGGCGGTCGTGGGAGCATCCTTCGGTATCGGCTTCACGCTGGGGCCGCCGCTCGGCGGGATTGCGGCGGCGAAGCTGGGGCTTTCGGCCCCCGGTCTTATCGCCGCCGGGCTGTGCGCGATGAACTTCCTGGCGGCGGTCGTCCGGCTTCCCGAGTCACTCCCGAAGGAACTCCGCCGCAAGTCCGCCGGGCAGTCCCTTTCGCCGGTGGATTTCGGCACCCTGACGGCCGTCTGGAAGCATGACGAACTCAGGCTGCTGGTGTTCACTTTCGCGGTGGCAAGCTTCTGCTTCTCAAACATGGAGCAGCCGATGCCGCTGCTGATCCAGCGGCAGCTCGGCATCCCGGTGGAGGAGGCCGGCTACCGGGCCGGGATGGTTCTCATGGCGGTCGGCCTGATGAGCGCGCTCACGCAGGGGGTGTTTGTCCGCCGCTATGGCCAGCGGTTCGGCGAGCGCCGCCTCATGCTGATCGGGCTTTCGGGATACGTCCTGCCGGTGGCACTCTGGCCACTCGTTTCCTCATACCCCTTCTATTTCCTGACGGGAATGATGATCGGAACGGCCAACGGGCTCGCAAACCCGAACATGATGGGACTGATTTCCCGCAACACCGCCGCCCACGAGCAGGGAGCCGTGCTCGGCCTGACGCAGGGACTGGGAAGTTTCGGCCGCGTTCTGGGCCCGATGTTCGGCCTGGTGGCCTTCGAGACGAACTACCGGATCCCGTTTTTCACGGCGGCCGCACTCTGGACGGTGCTGGCCCTGCTCAACCGCCGGCCGGGTCCGCCGCCGGAAACAGTCCGTCAGTGA